A genomic window from Ilyobacter polytropus DSM 2926 includes:
- a CDS encoding FMN-binding protein, with protein MKKIQDYRFLVQLLCLILTAVSFSISFKFTSLLILTLTFFTGVFYCGWVCPFGFIQDSFGYIGSAFGIKKRKIPKFLHRILKFSRYLILMLLLLNWSDFIFTALQFDPRVNFLSLVSGNTVIIISILVLVFFSLVSIFFQRPFCNYLCVQGAKYGLISLFRVFTIKRDADKCVNCKKCEQVCPMHIDITNTGNLRDPNCINCFQCINSCPVEKTLSFGRVKLSRPKKIHFSKVIVLLTLALSLFLYYSSSISHASGNNGQTITAEKVDGIADVDIAIGIKDGSYEGSSKGYKGTVKVEVTVKNEIIQNIDIISHEDDAVWFNRAKNTVLGEIIKSQNTDVDTVAGATYSSVGIINAVSNAVKTGTQ; from the coding sequence ATGAAAAAAATTCAGGATTACCGATTTTTAGTTCAGCTTTTATGTTTGATTTTAACTGCAGTATCATTTTCTATAAGTTTCAAATTTACATCTTTACTGATTCTGACCCTTACATTTTTTACAGGGGTATTCTACTGTGGCTGGGTCTGTCCCTTTGGATTTATACAGGATTCCTTTGGTTATATAGGAAGCGCCTTTGGAATCAAAAAGAGAAAAATTCCAAAATTTCTTCACAGGATTTTAAAATTTAGCAGATATCTGATTTTAATGCTTTTATTGTTGAACTGGTCAGACTTTATATTCACTGCTCTGCAATTTGACCCGAGGGTAAATTTTCTAAGCTTAGTATCAGGAAACACTGTAATTATAATATCCATTTTAGTTCTGGTGTTTTTTTCCTTGGTTTCGATATTCTTTCAGAGACCCTTTTGTAATTATCTCTGCGTTCAGGGAGCCAAGTACGGTCTGATAAGTCTTTTCAGAGTTTTTACGATAAAAAGAGACGCTGATAAATGCGTAAATTGTAAAAAATGTGAGCAAGTTTGTCCCATGCATATAGATATCACAAATACAGGAAACCTACGAGATCCAAACTGTATAAACTGCTTTCAGTGTATAAACAGCTGTCCTGTAGAAAAAACCCTTAGCTTTGGTAGGGTTAAACTAAGTAGACCGAAAAAGATTCATTTTTCAAAAGTTATCGTCTTACTTACATTAGCTTTATCTCTCTTTCTTTATTACAGCTCGTCTATAAGTCATGCATCGGGTAATAATGGACAGACTATAACAGCGGAAAAAGTCGATGGAATTGCAGATGTAGACATCGCAATAGGGATCAAAGACGGATCATATGAGGGAAGTTCTAAAGGTTATAAGGGAACAGTAAAGGTAGAAGTAACAGTGAAAAACGAAATTATTCAAAATATTGATATTATAAGCCATGAAGATGATGCTGTCTGGTTCAATAGAGCAAAAAATACCGTTCTTGGGGAAATAATAAAAAGTCAAAACACCGATGTAGACACTGTCGCAGGAGCAACTTATTCTTCTGTAGGTATAATAAATGCCGTTTCAAATGCAGTCAAAACCGGTACTCAATAA